The sequence CTAATCAAACATAGAATAAATAATCTACATGTTATTCGAAATTACTATCCCTTATTCCTCTCTACAAACAAGACTTAAATAATCAACATTGACGCTACTTTTCATAGTGAGTTGTAGCGAGGGTATTTAAAAATTCAGGGGGAAGAGGGGGGGAACTGGTTATTAGGTTTTCTCACTCGGGTCTGTACCTCAAGTTCCTCAGAGGCACAACTTCAGGTTTACGTGTTGGACTTCAACTAGCCATTCAATGTAGTTATACATATTTGGAGATTTAATGTGAATTGCTATCACGTTGTACAACTTCTAAATAATTTATCTGATGATAGCTCGTCTTTACTCTTTGACTGCAGATGCCTGATGCGTAGGCTGAACAACACCCACATCTAGAGCACGTTTACAGGGAGCAAAATAAGTTGGCGGATGCACAGGTGAAACTAGATATTTCTACTAATATTAGTATTATAATGTGGGAACCTTGGACACCTGTTGTGAATATTTTGCAGGATCATAAGAATGGAGATTAGCATGTCGAAAAGTTAGGACAGTGACATCTATCCAGACACCAATGctgtataataataatagttctacTTATCAGGATGTAAATACTAACAGTATTGTGGCTTCGTCATAAGTTACTTTAACTATCTTTATAAACcctaagaaaaaaaaaggatttttgcATTTGTCAAATGACGACACAAATCAATCTTAGGACACCTTTAGACGCAACTAGTTATGGTTGTGAGTGAAATTAATTAGGGGAAAAAAAAAAGCATATAGCCGTATTGGTTGTGAGTGAAATTAATTAGGGGAAGAAAAGAAGCAGCATGTAGTCGTATTTACagatgaataacaataataataataataacaacactaACCAAACCAAGGGTTTATTTTGGGTGGGAAAAAGTAGTATTGGCAAAGAGTCCTAGTTTACCGAAAATTTAACCTAACCATGGTTAATTACCGCGTGACGACACACTGTTTCGGGAACATTTCTCATTTCTCTTCCCACCCTATAAATATCGATGTGTCAGGCGATTTGTAGTCCTTTCTATACCCCTGCGCTTCTCACTCAACTATAGGAAGCGTAGGCCTCTCTCTGCTTCACATAAACCTTTGTATACATAAGTTATTATTTATCCGAGAGAGAGCGAACGGACCGGAGAGATCGTCGGAGTTGGGAATCGTCATCGGAACGACGTCATTAGGTATCATTTCTCATTTCTACTCGGCGATGGTGTTTAGATCTGAGTTGAACTTGTTGTGTTTCATGCTTGACAAATGCTGTGTGTTAGTAGATGAAAATGTAGGGTTTTAGATTGATTTTTTTGGCCTCGGTGTTGTCGCCTTTTTGAAGTCGGAACTTGAAGGTGTTGCTGTTCTCGTTTATTTAGcgaatttttgtgtgttttaggTTTAAATGATAATGTAGGGttttatatagtttttttaaTTGTTGTTTGCCTTTGCTTTTGTCGCTcttttgaagttgaagttgaagcTGTTGTTTTTCTCGTTGTTTTAGcgattttttgtgtgttttaggTTGAAATGACAATGTAgggttttggattttattttttttggttgttgtttgGCTTCGATGTTGTCGTCCTTTTGAAGTTGAACTTGAAGCTGTTGCTGTTCTCTTTTTTGTTAGCGAATTTCTGTGTGTTTTAGGTTTTTCTGACTGTTGTGTTTTAGGTTGAAATGATGTAGGGTTTTAGATAGGTTTTTTGTGGTTGTTGTTTGGCTTCGGTGTTGTCGCCCTTTTGAAGCTGAAGTCATTGCTTTTCTTGTCATTTTAGCAAATTTGTGTGTGTTTTAGGTTTTTGTGACTGTATTTTAGGTTTGAATGGTAATGTGGGTTCTAGATCGTTATGTTATTGTTTGGCCTCGGTGTTGTTGCCCTTTTGAAGTTGAAGGTGTTGTTTTTCTCGTTGTTTTGGCGAATTTGTCTGTGTTTCAGGTTTTGGTGACGGAGTGTTTTAGGTTTAAATGGTAATGTGGGGTTTAGATCGTATTTTCTTTTTTGTGGTTGTTTGGCCTTGGTGTTGTCACCCTTTTGAAGTTGAGGCTGTCgcttttctcattattttagtgAATTTGTGTGTGTTTTTGGTTTTTGTGACTCTTTGTTATGTTATTGATTTGTGTTCCAAccgttcaaaagcttttgaactagCGTTACTTGTGTGAATATATATGCATGTGTGCATGTTTTTGGTTGAGAGGAGTGCAGCTTCGTGTTATTATTGTAGCCTCGATGGAATAATATGCATGTGTGCCATGAGAGCTCAATCGGTTCCAACTTTTCTTTTGAAATTACCTTTTGTATGTAACACACCATCATTTATTCAAGTTGATGACATATAATGCATGCAAAGAGTGACTCGTGCAGTCCTTTTCCAGTATAACTGCTTTGTGTAACTTTGATTCTCATTTCACACTCTTAAGCCGTGTTTTCTGGTGCCAGAGGTAATTGGAGACTGAAGCTTGAGATGGCTGCTACTGCAACTGCATCTTCTGCGCGTCCACGTTATGCACCAGAGGACCCCACCCTTCCCAAACCTTGGAAAGGCCTAGTTGATGGTAAGACTGGATATCTCTATTTTTGGAATCCAGAGACCAATGTTACCCAATACGAGAGGCCCGTTGCTACTTCTCATGGGAATACTACTCCACAACATAAATCGTCTGTATCTGTAAGCTCATCAGTTCAGAGTTCCTCTCAAAGTCAACGTCCTGACCGTGATGACAACAGAGGTACCAATGGTAGCTTGAGCAAGTTTTCATCTGGAGAGGGTATTCAGGTATCTAGTTCTAAAGAATGTATATGAATTCAGTTTCTTCTCTGTCTGACTTTTGTTGACTTAGTGACTCACATCAGGGAAAATCAGCAAACTTTTGTGTTGAATGATATCTTGGATTGTTCATTGTCATTTTGAGAATCACTATTTGTGATTTAGTTTACCCGCGTATTCTCTGACAGTTCTCAAGGCAAATTAGAACCTGCACTATGTATAATAAGATCACATTGCATTAAAGAACTTTTGATGATAGAGGTTGAAAATGATGGTAAATATCATTTTTTGTGATCTTTCTAAGCTTATATTGGGCATCATCTTAAAGAACTGTACTTCCTATGTATGACCTTAGGAAAAAAAGAATTGTATTACCATGCAGTAAATGTTCCAGAGTTTCAATACCTTCGGCAAAGAATTGGCAACATAACAGATGTTTTGGCACTTGTATGTTTCCGAGGAGATTAATCCATATTTGTATAGCACTTAGTTTGTACTTTTCACTCTTTTTGCAATTATTTTTTGCACCAGTCCTGAGTAATATCCCAAGGATACTTGCTGAACGTCTTTTAGTTGAATATGCTTGGTTTCAGCCTCAGTAGATTTCTTTTGGTccaagtagatttttttttttgccttcaaACAGTTTCCTAAATTGTTTTCTGTGGTTTTTCCACACGTTCTTTTCCATCTTTTTTATAGACTGCAAGAGGAAGTGAGCTTTCCCGCGATGGAACAGCTGCAACCAAAGGCTATTGTGCTCCAGCTGGTGCAAGTAACATATCTCCTGATGCCTATCGCAGTCAGCATGAAATTTCTGTTACCGTAAGCATCTGTACCATTTCAATCATTTAGAAACCCTTCGTTTATCATGTTTATCAAGAATGGACGAGGACACTTGTATTTTTGTTAGCCAGTGGCCACAATAATGGCTATGAGTAGTGCATGGATTATGTTTGTATGAATAACAAACTTTGCAGAGATTCTCCCAGAAAATACTACTACTTTCAATCTAATAGAAAGTTAAAAGgcacttattatatatttggtGAGAGCAGTGAGGAATTTATTTGTAGTCAGAGCAATTCTTTTTTTAATGAAACAAGTTTTTTTGAAAATGAATCAAGAAATGCAACTCATACTGACCTTTTTGTTTGGTTCATCTAGAAGTGTTTTTGATTTCTTTGGTCTGTGATAATCAGTGTCAATACAGATTTGACTCGTAAATTTATAATTCTTTATATGTGCACATAGATCATAGCATGGACCGTGGCATCTCATAGGTGAAACTGATGATAACTTTACTACATTATTGCTCATTGAAAACATGTGTATTCATCTTTTATCATCTTTCTAGAATTCATCCTTCCATGCATACAAGCTTGAAAAGGCATGGCAGTCATATTCATGTCTtattttatgttctatttttCCAGGGAGGTGATGTGCCCCCACCTTTCACATCGTTTGAAGCTACTGGGTTTCCTTCGGAGATTTTGAGAGAGGTATAAATGTAGTCAGTCCATTAGTTTGTTTTAAATCTCTTTCAGGAACATATCTAGTGAAGATCTTACTACTTATTTACAAGGATCAAGTGTTCTATTAATTTCAGTGGCTGCTGGAGGTTCATTGCAGTACTTTTACAATATTTCTCTTTGTACTTTGACGCAGACGCGATATTTGCTCCAGGGAGGAGCCAAATGTCGTACGCTGTGCAGCCCTCTTTTTGGTCTTCCATGTATTTGGAGTGCCCTTATCTGGTGGACCAAATTTTGAAGGGCTTTCTGAACCATCCTTGTTCGTGGCTGGGACTGCTGTTGGTGGTGTAAGTCTGCCACATGGTCGGAACTGAAGAAGAGGCGTCCTCCTGCTGTTGCTTGCATGTTCAATGTTGGCTGCCCGCATAAGGGGGATATGCTTCTTCTTGTGTTGGCCACTTAAGAAAATCGTAGAAGTAATCTAGCAGTAACTTTTGAGCTTGTAAAATTGCTGACAGAGGTTTTCTAACTTTTATATTTCCAGATACATCAAGCTGGGTTTCCTGCTCCTTCCCCTATACAGGCACAGTCATGGCCCATTGCGCTTCAGGGCCGCGACATAGTAGCTGTTGCAAAGACTGGGTCTGGGAAAACTTTGGGTTTCTTGCTTCCTGGCTTTATTCTTCTAAAGCAACGTCGGAGTAATCCTCAATCAGGGCCAACTATTTTGGTTCTGTCACCAACAAGAGAGTTAGCCACACAGATACAAGATGAAGCTGTGAAGTTTGGTAGATCTTCAAGGATAACTTGCACGGTATGACTTGTTATTTGATGACTATGTTTAGAACAAAAGGTTGATTCCAGAAGTAGATTTATCTTTTGATTTCCAAGTAGTGATGCTTGGGCTAACTTATATATTAATATCTAAAGACCAGAGGGCAGCTAGCTGTCACATTTTTGTAACCATGCTCAACTCTACCATATTTTTTCCTGTGAAGTGTGATTCTCAAGATGCATCTTATCAGATGGTTGTCCGCCGAAAGTGAAACTTAGGGGTTAATTTCTTTTTTGGCGGGGGCACAGATTTTATTAATGTTATAGCGATGCGCCAAGATAGTGATGCTCTTCTGAACCTGCTCGTAGAACAATTAACAAATGTTGATATGCTAATGTTTGGGCCAGATGGACCAAGTGAAATGTGTGTGTGACATTTTCTTGAAAATTGGCAATGCTGTATGGTGTTTGGTTAGTGTCTATATTGAGGAGCCCCAACAGGCCCTCTGCTGTGACATTTTCTTGAGAATTGACGATGCTGTATGGTTTTTTGTTAGTGTCTATATGGAGGCGCCCCAAAAGGACCTCAGCTGCGAGATCTGGACAAGGGAGTAGATATTGTTGTTGCTACGCCTGGTCGTTTGAATGATATTTTGGAGATGAGAAGAGTTAGGCTGGATCAAGTTTCTTACTTGGTGTTAGATGAAGCGGATCGTATGCTGGACATGGGGTTTGAACCTCAAATAAGGAAGATTGTGAAGGAGGTGCCTACGCGGCGACAAACATTGATGTTCACTGCTACATGGCCAAAGGAGGTTCGCAAAATTGCAGCGGATCTATTGGTTGATCCAGTTCAGGTTAACATTGGGAATGTTGATGAGCTCGTTGCGAACAAATCTATAACACAGGTGCATTTCTGTTCTGTTCTCTTTTCTTGGACAATGTTCATTAAATATACCTAAGATTCTTCCCGTCTCCTAGACTGAGTTAGAGGACTGAGACTGAGGTGTCATGGTTGAATGCCTCTCCTATTTCCCTGAGCCCTGTGGGTGGACCTGTACTGGACATAGTGAggttatattatatttaattaattgtcATGTGCAGTACATTGAAGTCTTATCATATATGGAGAAACAAAAGCGGCTGGACCAGATCTTGAGATCCCAAGAGCCTGGATCAAAAATCATTATCTTCTGCTCAACAAAGAAAATGTGTGACCAACTTGCTCGCAATCTAACGCGCCCATTTGGAGCTGCTGCAATTCACGGCGATAAATCTCAGGGTGAGAGGGATCATGTGTTGAGCCAGTTCCGCACTGGTAGGTCCCCCGTTCTTGTTGCCACTGATGTTGCTGCTCGGGGCTTGGATGTCAAAGATATCAGGTTGGTGGAATTAAGAATCTTATAGTGTGCTTGATTATTTGTGGGTCACATGCAATTCTCTTTTGATTGTCTAACTGAATGAAAGAATATATGTGCGTTCACTTTCTGATGGGTATATGTGATCACTTTCTTATGGATTGCGCGTTTGGACACCCATATATAATCTTTCCATGTTATTTCCCCTTGGTCGATGCGGTGCAAACAGTTGTGGGGTATGTCTCTGCTTTTTCTTGGGGGATCGTTAGGTGATTCTGGGAGAGCAGAGGCCAAAGCTCTAACTTTGTACATTTCTTGCAACCAAATTACAGGTGAATGTGTGAGGTCTTGATTAAGTTGGAAATGTAGGTGGATGAGTAAAGTTCACTACTTCACTTTGTATCTTGTCCTACAAATTACATTGTGACTTTTTCCCGTATGGTGCCACGATACTCTAGCTGTCAGTTAGGTTAATAAGATCTACTCTGGCATGGTTAGACTTCATGCTTAAATTTTATGAGCTTTTTACATTTCAAATGTTATGCACCTTATAAATATTCTTTAAAGAGTAGCTTCTCCTCCATTTTTGGTGGGAGGATTTGTCTTTCATGTGAGTTAACACTTGATGAAACATTTGTGGCAGGGTGGTGGTCAACTATGATTTTCCAACTGGAATAGAGGATTATGTTCACAGAATAGGAAGAACTGGTCGGGCTGGTGCGACTGGTGAGGCTTACACATTTTTCTGTGACCAGGATGCTAAACATGCTTCAGATCTTATTAAAGTATTAGAAGGAGCGGATCAGAAAGTGCCTGCTGAACTACGCGATATGGCTTCTCGAGGTGGTGGTATGGGAAGGGCTAGACGTCAATGGGATTCTGGCTCAGGTGGCCGTGAAGGAGGACATGGGGGACGTTATGATTCCGGCTATGGTGGACGAGATGGCGGAAGGGGTGGTTGGGAAGCCCCATCATCGGAAAGAAGTGGGCGTGGTTATGACTCAGATTCACGTGACAGGTCcttagttgtttattttattatataatgaATTTCACCCCTTTTTTCCAGGCTCTGACTAGTTTGTTGTGATTTAGTGATAGATATGGTCAAGGCTCTCGTGATACCGATGCTCCAACGAGTTTCCATGCTCGTAGCTTCCATGAAACTATGATGCAGGCTTCACAGAGACGTGATCGAAGTCGGAGCAGAAGCCCAAATAAAGGTTCGGGATGGGGTGATAGAAAAAGCAGGGAGCGCAGTCGTAGCCGTAGTGCTGAAAGATCTGACCGGGCTCCTTTTCAAGTCCCAGCAGGATGCAgtttccatgaaatcatgatggCTAGATCATCCTCAGTAGCCTCAAAGCCCCAATCACCCCTTTACTCTGATAACCAATCTACATCAGGTGGTGATTCCAGAGGAAAAGTTGGAGGACCATATGATGATCGCCAAAAGGGCTGGGAAAGAGAAAGATCCCCACCTAGATCGCAGAGTGATGGGAAATTTGGCGATGGACCCAGTGCTTGCAatgaggaagaggaagaaggTTTGATTCCTGAAGAAGACGAAGCAAGAGCCTAACTTGGCATGTCTTATATCCAGTGTTTTTTGATGTGTAGTAGCTACCCGTAGGAATTGCTGggaaaaaaaggaccctttttatttttgttcaactATCACCAGCACAATTTTTGGTAAACAAGGTTCTTGGATAGAAGCAAGCTTTTAGCGTATATTTGAAAGTAGATAGCTGAAAGTCTGGAAGTGGAAAGTTTTTGACGGGTGTAAATGTAAACAATTTGACTGTCAAACTTTGTTTAATGGTACTAATGCCAATCGTGCATTGCTTAGAAAAGTGCAGTTCTAAGTGTTGTCTGTGTTGATTCTCCTTGTTCTAACTGGTCATTTAGTCTTTAGCATGAACATATTTCGGTAGTTCATCCAGCTATGGGATGAGCAAAATTttggtttctttttcttttttagttagaGACGTGTTAGATAAGCATTTTATTACAGTTCCGCAGTATATTATTTGGATGCTCGGAGGTATCTCTATCAGAAAACAACTATAATGTAGGACATCATAAGTTACAGGAAAGGCTAAAATGACGATAGCAAGGCATGCACACAGTATATATGGGGGTTCTGTATAGAGAGAAATGCTGCAAAATTCATTTAGTCCTCAATTTCTAACTAAATATACGTTCCTAGTGTAAGGATTAATTGATATTTTTCCAATTGCTGTacaattttctcaaaatgtatTTGAAATGAAAGATGTATCTATAGTAATTATTCATACTATACTATCTTGTTTTGTATTAACAATATTGCTATTTTAGGATTCAGAACAGTTTTTTCACCAACCTTGCTGTTGTGGAATTCAAAGGGCTATGAACAAAACACTGAATTGACAATGATCAAaggtttaaaaagaagaagattgAAATGACTATTTCTATATGAGAATGTTTCCTATTCCGATACGTGAATTTCTAACTCATGAACCAGATCAAAATGTTAGTTAAAACCACATCAGCAGACGGTAATTATTTTCAGTCATAGGGCCTTAGACTTGATGTAAGTATCGCATCGATGTAGATCTCAAATCTCAATATTTTCTTCCTCAATCTTTCACCTTCCATTGTTGACTGGAATTGTCGAACCATCCAGCTAGTTCCTGACCCAATCTTTCAATTACTCGAACCCAATCCTCGAGTTGCTGTGTTTGGTTGACATATTCTTTACAGAGTTGCATTAAGGCTATAGACTTTGATAATTTTCTTGGCTTGTCATGCAACTTTTGGCTTCCGCTGTAATCTCTTTGCTCTTGAATAAAGAAAAACTCCACCTAGAGCCAAAGCAGTCCCTGAGAATATTGAAAAGTTTCTCAAGCTAGTCAATTACTTATAGATTCACTCAACCAATCAGCAGAGATATTACAACTGATATACTTCAAAAAAGGTAAGTAGAGAATCAATATTTACCAAGGGAGTTAATTGGTGAGACTGGTGTTTGGAAAAAGATGACTGAGGATACAATGACCACAACTCTCTTTACACAATTGCCAACTGCATGTGTCACTGGTGATACCATTTCTAGTATCATGTATGAAACCTTACACAAAGAAAAAAGACCAAGTAAGAACGAAAGGTCGATCCAGGATTTAAATTTGATGAGTTCAGCTTTTAAGGTTATTAGCACAAAATCCATTGTACTAGTTGTGCTTTTTCGCACATATATATCTATGCTCCGAGTCAGAAATACTGAGGTCAGTTGAACATATTTCACAAAGGTTGCATCTTCTTTTTAGCCAAAACGATGATGCTTAGTGATATGGTTTTCACTTTTCAGGAGACTCTAAAGCAAACTGAACCAAAGTCAACAGAGCAAACTATCATGTAAATTTACAGGAAGCTAACCTGTTGGTAAGTGTGCAAGCAGAATCCAGATAAAAGAAGTCTCATACACAGTTCTCTACCATTAAAACCTTGCCTTCCCTAGATTGAGAAATAAAATGAATATCACATTGTGGCAAAAAAGAAGAGGGGGGGCAGTGCAgtgcactaagctcccgctatgtTCAGTGTTCGGGAAGGGCCGGACCCACGTGGTTACCCGAGGGTACACATGCACCcggtaactttttaaaaaaaatcgtatatatatgtatagatatccTATTAAAGAgttaatatatataattgtgcATCCTCAATAACAAAAAATGTCTGGGTGCACTGGTTCTGAACTCATATGCTAGCATCCTTTGGGCTCCGGCATTGCGAGTTTGATTCTTGATGAATgccctttttttttcatttacctAACATAGTAACATTTAATTGCCACCAGCCCACACCGAAAGTGGACTCCCCTAAATTCCAAGCCCTATTATTTCCCAATTTCCCCCAAAAGCCAAACTCCCTAGAAAGTGAAAACTAGAATTACAATTTCAATTCTCCATTTGACCCTAACAGATATACATCtcttccttttgtttttttatttttttatttaactttggATAATGTTAAATCATAAAtgcttttaatatttatttgttgCTAGAATGTTAGTGtgtaaaatttatttgtatttttgtttcttgcttctatttaagtttatggactttgattaaaaataaataattaattttatttatattatcgatgaattttttattttgtaggaatttgttattgattcttgtgaattgaaaatttgaaatagatagatattattctcctCAATCAAGTTCTAGTTTTAAAGACAATTCTCATCGCCTTTGCAAAagcaaaaaagggataaaaaagcTTCAAGGTCCATTATATTTAAGCACAATTACAAATAAAGcgtgaaatttaataaaaataagcataaa comes from Capsicum annuum cultivar UCD-10X-F1 chromosome 2, UCD10Xv1.1, whole genome shotgun sequence and encodes:
- the LOC107860657 gene encoding ATP-dependent RNA helicase-like protein DB10; protein product: MAATATASSARPRYAPEDPTLPKPWKGLVDGKTGYLYFWNPETNVTQYERPVATSHGNTTPQHKSSVSVSSSVQSSSQSQRPDRDDNRGTNGSLSKFSSGEGIQTARGSELSRDGTAATKGYCAPAGASNISPDAYRSQHEISVTGGDVPPPFTSFEATGFPSEILREIHQAGFPAPSPIQAQSWPIALQGRDIVAVAKTGSGKTLGFLLPGFILLKQRRSNPQSGPTILVLSPTRELATQIQDEAVKFGRSSRITCTCLYGGAPKGPQLRDLDKGVDIVVATPGRLNDILEMRRVRLDQVSYLVLDEADRMLDMGFEPQIRKIVKEVPTRRQTLMFTATWPKEVRKIAADLLVDPVQVNIGNVDELVANKSITQYIEVLSYMEKQKRLDQILRSQEPGSKIIIFCSTKKMCDQLARNLTRPFGAAAIHGDKSQGERDHVLSQFRTGRSPVLVATDVAARGLDVKDIRVVVNYDFPTGIEDYVHRIGRTGRAGATGEAYTFFCDQDAKHASDLIKVLEGADQKVPAELRDMASRGGGMGRARRQWDSGSGGREGGHGGRYDSGYGGRDGGRGGWEAPSSERSGRGYDSDSRDSDRYGQGSRDTDAPTSFHARSFHETMMQASQRRDRSRSRSPNKGSGWGDRKSRERSRSRSAERSDRAPFQVPAGCSFHEIMMARSSSVASKPQSPLYSDNQSTSGGDSRGKVGGPYDDRQKGWERERSPPRSQSDGKFGDGPSACNEEEEEGLIPEEDEARA